A single Nicotiana tabacum cultivar K326 chromosome 5, ASM71507v2, whole genome shotgun sequence DNA region contains:
- the LOC107803551 gene encoding pectinesterase-like, which produces MWQMPIYAHIIEIYTLINIMGIVPKIVALFLIITFHCSSPFAAPSSSFCDITPFPDLCKYFLPQNKSTNIHDYVRLSIHLSSSATTKFLDSINGYLNSKNISSQSSIFVLQDCQLLIGLNLDFLSNVATTISQPGNTLQGSEFDDVETLLSASITNQQTCLDSLQITPSAADIASQIFPTLANGSMMYSVSLALFKYGWLPNSPTRGGRKLLQMSGISSVNVTQMVVVNPDGSGNYTTINDAIAAAPNNTKAGNGYYKIYVVAGVYQEYVSIANNKKYLMMVGDGINKTIITGNHSVVDGWTTFNSATFAVVGEGFLAMNITFQNTAGAIKHQAVAVRNGADLSTFYNCSFEGYQDTLYTHSMRQFYRECDIYGTIDFIFGNAAVVFQNCNIYPRLPLQGQFNPITAQGRTDINQNTGTSIHNCTIKAAPDLALSNGTTQTYLGRPWKEYSRTVYMQSFMDSLINPAGWAAWSGDFALSTLYYAEYNNTGPGSNTSSRVTWPGYHVINSTDAISYTVSNFIAGNFWLPATGVPYTGDLL; this is translated from the exons ATGTGGCAAATGCCTATATATGCCCATATTATCGAGATCTACACATTGATAAACATTATGGGAATAGTGCCTAAAATTGTCGCTCTCTTTCTAATCATCACCTTTCATTGCTCCTCTCCCTTTGCCGCACCATCTTCTTCCTTTTGCGACATCACTCCCTTCCCTGACTTGTGCAAATATTTTCTTCCTCAAAACAAGTCTACAAACATACATGACTATGTAAGGCTGTCCATCCATCTTTCATCATCAGCAACTACAAAATTTCTTGATTCAATCAACGGTTACTTAAACTCAAAAAATATATCATCTCAAAGTAGCATATTTGTCCTCCAAGATTGCCAATTGCTTATTGGCCTAAATTTGGATTTTTTATCCAATGTCGCGACTACTATTAGCCAACCTGGAAATACccttcagggttcagaatttgatGATGTCGAAACCTTGCTTAGTGCATCTATAACAAATCAACAAACCTGTTTGGATAGCCTTCAAATCACTCCTTCAGCTGCAGACATTGCGAGTCAGATTTTTCCTACACTCGCTAATGGCAGCATGATGTATAGCGTGTCTCTCGCCCTTTTTAAGTATGGCTGGCTTCCTAATTCACCAACAAGAGGTGGACGAAAGCTGTTGCAAATGAGTGGAATTAGTTCTGTAAACGTGACACAAATGGTAGTGGTAAATCCAGATGGATCTGGGAATTACACAACCATCAATGATGCAATTGCAGCTGCGCCAAATAATACGAAAGCAGGAAACGGATATTACAAGATATATGTGGTTGCTGGTGTGTACCAAGAGTATGTCTCTATTGCCAATAACAAGAAGTATTTGATGATGGTTGGTGATGGCATTAATAAGACTATTATCACTGGTAATCACAGCGTAGTTGATGGATGGACaaccttcaattctgccacattTG CTGTGGTCGGGGAAGGATTTCTGGCAATGAACATTACCTTTCAGAACACAGCAGGAGCAATAAAGCATCAAGCAGTGGCAGTTCGAAATGGTGCTGATCTCTCTACATTTTACAATTGCAGCTTTGAAGGGTATCAAGACACTTTGTACACACATTCTATGAGACAATTCTACAGGGAATGTGATATATACGGGACGATCGATTTCATTTTCGGAAATGCTGCTGTAGTTTTCCAGAACTGTAACATATATCCACGCCTTCCATTACAAGGCCAGTTTAATCCAATAACTGCACAGGGAAGAACTGACATAAACCAGAATACGGGCACATCCATTCACAATTGCACCATAAAAGCTGCCCCTGATCTAGCCTTGAGCAATGGCACTACACAGACATATTTAGGCCGGCCGTGGAAGGAGTATTCAAGAACAGTTTATATGCAATCCTTCATGGATAGCCTGATAAATCCTGCTGGTTGGGCAGCTTGGTCTGGAGATTTCGCGCTAAGTACGTTATATTATGCTGAATATAACAACACAGGCCCTGGATCCAATACGAGCAGCAGGGTAACTTGGCCTGGTTATCATGTGATTAACAGCACAGATGCTATCAGTTATACAGTTTCCAATTTCATAGCAGGGAACTTTTGGCTGCCTGCCACTGGAGTCCCTTATACTGGTGATTTACTTTAA